One genomic window of Medicago truncatula cultivar Jemalong A17 chromosome 1, MtrunA17r5.0-ANR, whole genome shotgun sequence includes the following:
- the LOC11422435 gene encoding tubby-like F-box protein 8 isoform X2 gives MDADNISRSSNTYIGKLRSNFLGTKFIIYDTQPPYNNAQLAPPGRSRRFNSKKVSPKVPSGSYNIAQVTYELNVLGTRGPRRMNCTMHSIPASSLEPGGLVPGQPELVPRNLEDSFRSLSFARSIDNSTEFSSCRFSDIMGAGNEDEEEGKERPLVLKNKSPRWHEQLQCWCLNFRGRVTVASVKNFQLIAAAQPAPVAPHAATGPAPSQPAQSDHDKIILQFGKVGKDMFTMDYRYPLSAFQAFAICLTSFDTKLACE, from the exons ATGGATGCAGATAACATATCAAGATCTAGTAACACTTACATCGGAAAGCTTAG GTCTAATTTTCTTGGAACCAAGTTCATAATTTATGATACACAGCCTCCCTATAACAATGCTCAGCTGGCTCCTCCTGGACGCAGCCGTAGATTCAACTCGAAAAAAGTTTCACCAAAGGTCCCTAGTGGCAGTTACAATATCGCCCAGGTCACCTATGAGTTGAATGTCCTCGGTACTAGAGGTCCACGAAGGATGAATTGCACTATGCATTCAATCCCCGCATCATCCCTCGAACCTGGTGGTCTTGTCCCAGGCCAGCCAGAGCTCGTTCCCCGCAATCTTGAGGATTCTTTCCGTAGTCTATCCTTTGCACGATCAATCGATAACTCAACTGAGTTTAGCAGCTGTAGGTTCTCAGACATAATGGGAGCTGGCAATGAAGACGAGGAGGAGGGGAAGGAGAGACCTCTAGTTCTTAAGAACAAGTCTCCTAGATGGCATGAACAGCTGCAATGTTGGTGCCTTAACTTTAGGGGACGCGTGACTGTTGCGTCTGTTAAGAACTTTCAGCTGATCGCTGCAGCACAGCCTGCACCTGTCGCTCCTCATGCCGCAACAGGACCTGCACCATCACAGCCAGCACAGTCAGACCATGACAAGATTATTCTTCAGTTCGGTAAAGTCGGCAAGGATATGTTTACAATGGACTATCGATACCCTCTTTCGGCATTTCAGGCTTTTGCGATATGTTTGACTAGCTTTGACACAAAACTTGCATGTGAATAG